Part of the Sporomusa termitida genome, GCTCTGCGGCGCATGCAGAAGGGTGATATTGATGAGGTACTGATTATTGAACAGGAGGCCTTCGCCACGCCCTGGTCACGGGCTGCTTTTGAAGAAGAAATCGGCAATAATGACCTGGCCCATTATCTGGTTATGACTGATGACAGCCGCATTGTGGGCTATGGCGGCTTCTGGCTGGTTATGGATGAAGCCCATGTGACGAACATTGCCTTGTTGCCAGCCTACCAGGGACGAGGCCTGGGCTTGCTTTTACTGGAGAACATGATTCTTGCCGCCAAAGTCAAAGGCGCAGTCAGTATGACGCTTGAGGTCCGCCCCGCCAACACCGCCGCCCGCAAGCTGTATTCACGGCGCGGCTTCATCGAGTGTGGCATTCGCCCCAATTATTACGCCGAACTGGGGGAAGACGCGCTCATTATGTGGCTCGACAAACTATAGGTATAAAAAGAGGAGCCACGGTTAGATTGTGGCCCCAGGGTGATTGTGTAAGATAACATATGCGGGTCCCGGTAAAAAGGTGACAAAATAAGCAGGGCGGCCGTAGCCGCCCTGTGCTTTACAATCTATCGGAGAGTAGATTCATACTGCTCAATCATTTTACGAACCATGTGACCGCCTACGCGACCGCAGTCAGCAGAAGTCATAGTATTCCAGCCTTGGCTGCGAACGCGCTCAGCTATACCTAACTCATTGGCTACTTCCATTTTCATTTGGTCCAGAGCGTTTTCCGCACCAGGATTAACAGGTTTATTTGAGCGTGCCATATATTCGCACCTCCTTTCCCGGACTTTATGTTGTAGTCCTTGGTTTTAATTTGGCTTACTTTCGGAATTTAATACATCATTTACACCATGTAATAATTAGCAGACAGCTAATGGAGGTCTTTCAATGAATCAAAGTTTAACATTGGCGCTGGAAACAAGCTGTGATGAAACATCGGCGGCTGTAGTTGCCAACGGACGTACTGTATTGGCCAATATTATTTCCTCGCAAGTACCGACCCACCAAAAATTTGGCGGTGTTGTCCCGGAGATTGCCTCCCGTAAACATATTGAGAATGTTATTCCGGTTATAGACCAGGCTTTGACTACGGCGGGAACAACACTGTCAGCTGTTGACGCGATTGGTGTTACCTATGGCCCCGGCCTGGTCGGTGCCCTGCTGGTCGGGGTGGCGACGGCCAAGGCGCTGGCATTTTCTTTGGATAAGCCACTCATCGGGGTGAATCACCTGGAAGGGCATATTTTTGCCAATTTTCTGGCCCATCCTGAACTGGAGCCGCCCTTTGTAGCGCTGGTAGTATCCGGCGGCCATACCTCGCTGGTTTATTTAAAAGATTATAATGAGCTTGAACTGCTGGGCCAGACCCGTGATGACGCTGCCGGTGAGGCTTTCGATAAAATTGCCCGGGTCATGAACTTTCCTTATCCGGGCGGTCCTTATATTGATCAGGCCGCTAAACAGGGAAATCCGGCCGCTATTGCCTTTCCCCGGGCTTTTGCCGGCAAGAACGGGGAAACCAAATTTGCTTTTAGTTTCAGCGGCTTAAAATCAGCGGTATTAAATTACCTGAACAGTGCTGCCCAGCGGGGGGAGACGGTCAGTATTCCTGATGTGGCGGCCAGCTTTCAGGCCGCTGTTGTTGATGTGCTGGTTATGAAAACGCTGGCCGCTGCAGAACATGCCGGGGTTGATAAAATTGTTCTGGCCGGCGGGGTGGCTGCTAATTCATCGCTGCAGGCTGAATTAACACTACAAGCCCCAAGCCGGGGCCTGACCGTTTTTTATCCGCCGCCGGTGCTGTGTACAGATAATGCGGCAATGATTGCCTGCCGGGCTCATTATCAGTATGTGGCCGGTGATTTCTCCGACCTTAATCTGAATGCGGTGCCTTCTCTTACATTAGGCGACCGGCAGTGTGGACAACTTCCGGCAAAATAATTGTGGATAATGTGGGTAAGATGATAAAAATAGTGTATGATCCGGCAATAATGGGTCATATTGTTGGGGATAACCCTGTGGATTTTGTGGATAACCCGGGGATAACCCTGTGGATTTTGTCAAAAGCGGCAGTGGATTGTAACTTTGTAAACTTAGTACCAGATAACAAGGAATTTTTAAGGTTACAGTTGAATACATAAAGGATTAAGCCGGTCTTAGGTTTTGTTGCAGGGAACGGGGGAAAAGTTTATGGGTGTAGCGGCAGATATTTGCCGGAAGATAACAATTTTAACTCCAAGCCAGACTCAATTTATTGACAAAGTATCAAGCGTCCTAGGGCTGGCTGCCGATCTGGCACATGCTCAGGTTACCCTGTACGCTGCGGCCCGCAATGAAAACTTTTTGGCTATTGTCGCGCAAGCTAAACCCAATACCAGTTATATTGATTTTAAAACCAATATTTTAGGCAGTACCGTTCAGTCGAGCGAGGAGCCTTTGGTATGGCGAACGCTGGTTTCCGGTGCCAATATTGCCGGGCAGCGTGAGTGGGCGCTTGGTATGGATGCACTTGAGATGCGGGTTTTCCCGATCAAAGACCCGGCCGGCCAGATCATTGCTGCTGCCAGCTTTGAGACCAACAGCCAGGAGGCCAGCGCCAATGGGCATGGCATGCTTGTGGACACTGCTTATATGCTATTGACGATGGCCGCGGACGGTGGCCCGCTGGGCCGGAAAATTTACCGGCCGCTGGCACCCCGCGACGGTATTGTTATCATTGATGAACGCGGTCATATTGTATTTGCCAATTCTGCCGCCGATGCTATTTATAAAGTGCTGGGCATCAACCATATTATCGGCCGGCGGGTATCTGACCGGCAGGTTAATATGAAACTGGCCCAGCAGGCCCTGTCGACAGGGCTGCCGGCGGAAAAAGAAGCCGAAGCCGGCAACATGATCCTGGTGCAGCGGGCTATTCCAATATTTGTCGGCGGCCTGGTGGTGCGCACCGTCTTTATTGTGGCCGATGTTACCGAGCTCAGAAAAAAAGAAAAAGAGCTGCTGGTCAAATCGGCCGTTATTCAGGAGATACACCACCGGGTCAAGAATAATCTCCAGACGATTGCCAGTTTACTCAGATTACAGGCCCGGCGTACGACCACGCCGGAAGTGAAAGCAGCGCTTAGGGAAAGCGTCAACCGGATATTGAGCATATCGGTTGTGCATGAATTTTTATCGCAACAGGACCGGGAATATATTGATGTGGCTGAAGTCACGAAAAATATTTTAGATTTGGTTATTCAAAATATGCTTGAGCCTGATTTTAATATTGAAACAGTGCTCAACGGGCAAACGGTTATTTTGCCGTCTGAGCAGGCCAGCAGTCTGGCCCTGGTAATCAACGAGCTAATTCAAAATTCGATTGAGCACGGCTTTGTCGGACGTAAAGAGGGATTAATTGGTGTGGATATTGCAACAACACCGGATAGTTATCAGATAGATATCTATGACAACGGTATTGGTCTTCCTACGGATTTTTGCCTGCAAAGTACCAGCAGTCTGGGCCTCCAAATTGTCAGAACACTGATAGAAAACGACCTTGGCGGTAAATTCCGCCTGTTTTCCAGTGCCGGAACCCACGCTTTTATAAACATTCCCCGGCTGGCAGAAGGGGCTAAAGAGGCGAAGGAGGAATAACATTGGACGCTTTGCGGATAGTGATTGCCGATAATGAGTCAATTATTAGGATGGACCTGAAAGAATTATTGGAAGAAGCCGGGCATACCGTGGTCGGCGAAGCGGCAGACGGAGCCAAAGCCGTTGAACTGGCCCGTAAACACCGTCCTGATCTTGTTGTTATGGATATTAAAATGCCGGAAATGGATGGCATTACCGCTGCTAAAATTATTTCTAATGAAAAACTGTCGCCTGTGCTCCTTTTAACTGCTTTCAGCCAGAAGGAAATAGTGGAAAAAGCCAAGGACTCGGGTGTATTAGCGTATCTGGTCAAGCCTGTTAAAGAAGCAAACCTGTTTCCGGCGATGGAGATTGCCTTATCGCGGTTCCAGGAGTTTGCGGAATTAGAACGGGAACTGGAAGAGGTTAAAAACTCACTGGAAACGCGGAAAGTTCTTGACCGGGCGAAGGGAATACTGATGGATGCGTATAGTTTAACTGAAAGTGAGGCCTATCGCCGCATTCAGCAATACAGCATGAGCAAACGCAAATCAATCCGGGATGTGGCGGCGGCCATTGTTGAGTCAGCCACTCGTAAACGATAATAAGGATATTTGCTGCCGGGCAGGGGTTTTAACAGCCTCTGCCCTCAGTTTTGATACTTTTTTAAAATTTTTATGTATTTTTTACCGAAATGACTTGATTTTTTGGAGCGAATTTTATATTATAAATTATGGAATTAGCACTCAACTTAAGCGAGTGCTAACAACAAACAGTTAATTTTAACACACTATAAAGGGAGGTTCTTTACATGATTAAGCCATTAGGCGACAGAGTTGTAATTGAGGCTTTGGCAAAGGAGGAAATGACCAAGAGTGGTATCGTTCTTCCTGACACAGTCAAGGAGAAGCCGCAAGAGGGTAAAGTTGTGGCTGTTGGTTCAGGAAAAACTCTGGAAAACGGCCAAAAGGTTGCCTTGGATGTTGCAGTTGGCGACAAGATTATTTTCTCTAAATATGCCGGCACTGAAGTCAAGGTTGAGGGCAAAGAATATCTCATCATCAGTGAAAGAGACATCCTGGCTATTATTGAATAATCAGCTAATTATTATAAGATGAAAGGTAGGTAATACATAAATGGCTAAACAAATTTTGTTTGATGAAGAAGCACGCCGTGCACTGGAGCGGGGCGTAAATGCTCTGGCTAATGCTGTTAAAGTTACTTTAGGACCGAAGGGCCGCAATGTAGTGCTTGACAAGAAATTCGGCGCTCCGGCCATCACTAATGACGGTGTAACCATTGCCCGTGACATCGATCTGGAAGATCCGTTTGAGAATATGGGGGCTCAGCTTGTTAAAGAAGTTGCCACCAAAACTAATGATGTTGCCGGTGACGGTACAACCACCGCTACTCTCTTAGCCCAGGCCATGATTCGTGAAGGCATGAAAAATGTGGCTGCCGGTGCTAATCCGATGATCCTGAAAAAAGGTATTCAACAGGCTGTCAACGTGCTTGTTGAGGAAATCAAAAAGAGCGCCAAGAAAGTAGAAACCAAAGACGCTATCGCGCAGGTGGCATCAATTTCAGCCGGGGACGAAGAAATCGGTTCACTGATTGCTGAAGCTATGGAAAAAGTGGGCAAAGATGGTGTAATCACTGTTGAAGAGTCCAAAACCATGGGCACTGACCTTGAAGTTGTGGAAGGCATGCAGTTTGACCGTGGTTATATCTCTCCTTATATGATTACCGACCCGGACAAAATGGAAGCTGTTTTAAGCGATCCCTATGTCCTCATTACTGACCGTAAGATCGGGGCAATTGCCGACCTGCTGCCGGTACTGGAAAAAGTCGTTCAACAGGGCAAAGAACTGCTGATCATTGCCGAAGATGTCGAAGGTGAAGCCCTGGCTACTTTGGTTGTTAACAAACTTCGCGGCACTTTCCGCGCTGTTGCCGTTAAGGCTCCTGGCTTTGGCGACCGCAGAAAGGCTATGCTGGAAGACATCGCCATCGTTACCGGCGGCGCTGTGATCACTGAAGAACTGGGACGTAAGCTTGACAGCGTAACCCTTGAAGATCTTGGTCGCGCCCGTCAGATCCGCGTGTCCAAAGAAGAAACCACTATTGTTGACGGCAGCGGCCAAAATGACGAAATCAAAAAACGCATTAACCAGATTCGCGCGCAAATTGAAGAAACCACTTCCGACTTCGATAAGGAAAAATTGCAGGAGCGTTTGGCCAAACTGGCCGGCGGTGTAGCCGTCATCCAGGTAGGTGCTGCAACCGAGGTTGAACTGAAAGAAAAGAAACTCCGCATTGAAGATGCTCTGAATGCAACCCGTGCGGCTGTGGAAGAAGGAATTGTTGCCGGCGGCGGTACTACCTTCATTGATATTCAGGCAAGCCTGGCCAGCCTCAAGCTTACCGGCGATGAAAAAACCGGTGTTCAGATCGTGCGACGTGCTATTGAAGAGCCGGTACGTCAAATCGCCAACAACGCCGGCTTAGAAGGCTCAGTTGTTGTTGAAAACGTTAAGAAAGCCGGTAAGGGCTTTGGCTTTAACGCTCTGACCGAAGAATATGTTGACATGATTGCAGCCGGTATTGTTGATCCGGCGAAGGTTACCCGTTCAGCCCTGCAAAATGCTGCCAGCATTTCCGCGATGGTTCTTACCACTGAAACTCTTGTTGCCGATAAGCCTGAAAAAGACGCCGGCGGTGCTCCTGCCGGTATGGGTGGCATGGGTGGCATGGGCGGTATGGGCGGCATGGGCGGCATGATGTAGCAAGTACCTGGAGCCTCCGTAAATTGAGGTTCTAAGTATCGCTCCCACGGCTAATGTTGCCATTTGGTTACCGAAAATGATAAAAAGTTAGAAGCTGTCCATAAGTTATGATCAAACTTGTGGGCAGCTTCTATTCATTTTATAGTTTGTTTATAAAACTTAAAATGTTTGCGGGGACTGAAATTGCTTGCTTACCAATCTGCGGCTCTACGTCAAACCTCTGTCATTTTTTTGTCACATTTCCATATTATGATGGAAGTAGTAAATTTAGGAGGAAATGCTTATGAATAGCCTGGTTAAAAAAACAGTGGTTTATTCCCTGGCCGGGATCATGCAATTTGGTATGTTTGCAACTGTAGCTGAAGCTTCATCTTTATATAACGATGAGTCGCAACAAATCGTACAACTTGGCCGGCATGACCGGCATGATCGCCGCGACCGTGACCGGTATGAACGGGACCGGCACGACCGCGAACGCTATGAACGGGAGCGGCGGCGGGAGCATAAAGAGCGCTTACGACGGGAAAACGAACGCCATGAGCGGGAAATGAGACGCCGTGCGCATGAGAACGAACGGGACTGGCGGGAACGGCAAAGGCGTGAAAAAGAACGCCATGACCACCAATTGCGTGAAATAGCCGCTTTCTTGATTGGTATTGCAATCGGCAGTTCGTCCAAGGATTAGATATTGTGGTTTGTTTATTAGCCATATCCCGGGGATATGGCTATTTTAATTTCATCCAATATTTTCTAAAGAAATTCAAAGGAATGGATGATATAGTAAAAACATAATAACAGAAGGAAGTGTATCTATATGAAAATGGCAATGAAAAAAATAATCGTTTACTCTATGCTTGGCCTCCTGCAGGTTGGTATGTTCTCTTCCGTAGCGGCAGCAGCACCAGGCTCCTTACATAATAATGGTTCACAGCGCATAGCCAATCTTGACCGTAATGACCATGACCATAAGCGGAATGAGGACCGGCGGCGCAATCATGACGAGCGTAAACGCCAGGAAAAAGAACGCCATGAACGGGAGATGAAGCGGCGGCCCCATGAAAGCAACCGGGAATGGAAAGAACGCCAGGAACGTGAAAAAGACCGCCATGATAAGGCGTTACGCGAAATCGCCGCTTTAT contains:
- the groES gene encoding co-chaperone GroES, translating into MIKPLGDRVVIEALAKEEMTKSGIVLPDTVKEKPQEGKVVAVGSGKTLENGQKVALDVAVGDKIIFSKYAGTEVKVEGKEYLIISERDILAIIE
- a CDS encoding ANTAR domain-containing response regulator — translated: MDALRIVIADNESIIRMDLKELLEEAGHTVVGEAADGAKAVELARKHRPDLVVMDIKMPEMDGITAAKIISNEKLSPVLLLTAFSQKEIVEKAKDSGVLAYLVKPVKEANLFPAMEIALSRFQEFAELERELEEVKNSLETRKVLDRAKGILMDAYSLTESEAYRRIQQYSMSKRKSIRDVAAAIVESATRKR
- a CDS encoding sensor histidine kinase, which produces MGVAADICRKITILTPSQTQFIDKVSSVLGLAADLAHAQVTLYAAARNENFLAIVAQAKPNTSYIDFKTNILGSTVQSSEEPLVWRTLVSGANIAGQREWALGMDALEMRVFPIKDPAGQIIAAASFETNSQEASANGHGMLVDTAYMLLTMAADGGPLGRKIYRPLAPRDGIVIIDERGHIVFANSAADAIYKVLGINHIIGRRVSDRQVNMKLAQQALSTGLPAEKEAEAGNMILVQRAIPIFVGGLVVRTVFIVADVTELRKKEKELLVKSAVIQEIHHRVKNNLQTIASLLRLQARRTTTPEVKAALRESVNRILSISVVHEFLSQQDREYIDVAEVTKNILDLVIQNMLEPDFNIETVLNGQTVILPSEQASSLALVINELIQNSIEHGFVGRKEGLIGVDIATTPDSYQIDIYDNGIGLPTDFCLQSTSSLGLQIVRTLIENDLGGKFRLFSSAGTHAFINIPRLAEGAKEAKEE
- the rimI gene encoding ribosomal protein S18-alanine N-acetyltransferase is translated as MPELALRRMQKGDIDEVLIIEQEAFATPWSRAAFEEEIGNNDLAHYLVMTDDSRIVGYGGFWLVMDEAHVTNIALLPAYQGRGLGLLLLENMILAAKVKGAVSMTLEVRPANTAARKLYSRRGFIECGIRPNYYAELGEDALIMWLDKL
- the groL gene encoding chaperonin GroEL (60 kDa chaperone family; promotes refolding of misfolded polypeptides especially under stressful conditions; forms two stacked rings of heptamers to form a barrel-shaped 14mer; ends can be capped by GroES; misfolded proteins enter the barrel where they are refolded when GroES binds) → MAKQILFDEEARRALERGVNALANAVKVTLGPKGRNVVLDKKFGAPAITNDGVTIARDIDLEDPFENMGAQLVKEVATKTNDVAGDGTTTATLLAQAMIREGMKNVAAGANPMILKKGIQQAVNVLVEEIKKSAKKVETKDAIAQVASISAGDEEIGSLIAEAMEKVGKDGVITVEESKTMGTDLEVVEGMQFDRGYISPYMITDPDKMEAVLSDPYVLITDRKIGAIADLLPVLEKVVQQGKELLIIAEDVEGEALATLVVNKLRGTFRAVAVKAPGFGDRRKAMLEDIAIVTGGAVITEELGRKLDSVTLEDLGRARQIRVSKEETTIVDGSGQNDEIKKRINQIRAQIEETTSDFDKEKLQERLAKLAGGVAVIQVGAATEVELKEKKLRIEDALNATRAAVEEGIVAGGGTTFIDIQASLASLKLTGDEKTGVQIVRRAIEEPVRQIANNAGLEGSVVVENVKKAGKGFGFNALTEEYVDMIAAGIVDPAKVTRSALQNAASISAMVLTTETLVADKPEKDAGGAPAGMGGMGGMGGMGGMGGMM
- a CDS encoding alpha/beta-type small acid-soluble spore protein; the protein is MARSNKPVNPGAENALDQMKMEVANELGIAERVRSQGWNTMTSADCGRVGGHMVRKMIEQYESTLR
- the tsaD gene encoding tRNA (adenosine(37)-N6)-threonylcarbamoyltransferase complex transferase subunit TsaD, which translates into the protein MNQSLTLALETSCDETSAAVVANGRTVLANIISSQVPTHQKFGGVVPEIASRKHIENVIPVIDQALTTAGTTLSAVDAIGVTYGPGLVGALLVGVATAKALAFSLDKPLIGVNHLEGHIFANFLAHPELEPPFVALVVSGGHTSLVYLKDYNELELLGQTRDDAAGEAFDKIARVMNFPYPGGPYIDQAAKQGNPAAIAFPRAFAGKNGETKFAFSFSGLKSAVLNYLNSAAQRGETVSIPDVAASFQAAVVDVLVMKTLAAAEHAGVDKIVLAGGVAANSSLQAELTLQAPSRGLTVFYPPPVLCTDNAAMIACRAHYQYVAGDFSDLNLNAVPSLTLGDRQCGQLPAK